From Pseudomonas putida, one genomic window encodes:
- a CDS encoding DUF1302 domain-containing protein encodes MSKNKPDSLAKTNNIRPASSLPAAALLSMAFATWGISAPSSAVQFQVDEVDVNWTNTFKYSLGTRLTDPTEKNLANPNADDPDQNFEQGSLIMNRFDWLSEFSARWQNIGLNLSGAAWYDNVYNQSNDNKSPSSFNPYSVEHDHFTEQTEKWAGKKIELMNAFVSGQFTPLDVPVSMRLGQHTLIWGESLFITDNGVAAGMAPVDAYKALSVPNIKAQEVFLPTNQLSLSVLLSDSWVVEGYYQFEWEKTRIPPVGSYLSSVDILDEGGERIIAGAGTFFYRGADKTPDAAQYGLSVRWRPVDLNLDMGVYALRYNDKTPRVNTILSGGFDPVTGSIGEYYLDYKEHIDLYGVSANMSFGALNLGGEVSYRNGVALRAAGDVLTPDVLGNTLHAQLSAVWVGNAGVAWDGVSIAAELAGHRLLEVTKNEQQRDTTLDDSAYGIRGVTTFKYFQVLPSLDVEVPIGLGYNFKGKSPISAAFNNYGGNEGGDITVGVVGTYQQAWTIGVNATHFFGSESSNYYSGRDFLMASVSRSF; translated from the coding sequence ATGTCGAAAAATAAGCCTGATAGTTTGGCAAAAACTAATAACATAAGACCGGCATCGTCACTGCCTGCAGCAGCATTGCTGAGCATGGCGTTCGCTACATGGGGTATCAGCGCTCCCAGCAGTGCTGTGCAATTCCAAGTGGATGAGGTCGACGTCAATTGGACGAATACATTTAAGTATTCCCTCGGCACGCGATTGACCGACCCTACTGAAAAGAATCTCGCCAACCCTAACGCGGATGACCCTGATCAGAATTTTGAGCAAGGCTCGTTGATCATGAATCGCTTTGACTGGTTAAGTGAATTCAGCGCCCGATGGCAGAATATTGGATTGAATTTGAGTGGTGCGGCTTGGTACGACAATGTATATAATCAAAGTAATGATAATAAATCGCCTAGTTCATTCAATCCTTATTCAGTAGAACATGATCATTTTACTGAGCAGACAGAGAAGTGGGCCGGTAAGAAAATTGAACTAATGAACGCTTTCGTATCTGGCCAATTCACGCCGCTTGATGTGCCGGTGAGCATGCGTTTGGGTCAGCATACTTTAATCTGGGGTGAAAGTCTTTTTATCACAGATAATGGTGTCGCTGCGGGTATGGCGCCCGTGGACGCTTATAAAGCGCTGAGTGTACCGAATATCAAAGCTCAAGAAGTTTTTTTGCCAACGAATCAACTGTCACTGAGTGTTCTTCTTTCTGACAGTTGGGTCGTTGAGGGTTACTACCAGTTCGAGTGGGAGAAAACTCGGATCCCACCGGTGGGCAGTTATCTCTCCTCAGTCGATATTCTCGATGAAGGCGGCGAGCGCATTATTGCTGGAGCCGGGACCTTTTTCTATCGCGGTGCAGACAAGACGCCTGACGCCGCACAGTATGGCCTTTCGGTGCGTTGGCGACCGGTTGACCTGAACCTCGATATGGGCGTTTATGCGCTTCGTTATAACGATAAAACTCCACGAGTGAACACCATCCTGTCAGGCGGTTTCGATCCCGTAACCGGTTCAATCGGTGAATATTATCTGGATTATAAGGAGCATATTGATCTGTATGGAGTGAGTGCTAACATGTCGTTCGGTGCGCTCAATCTAGGTGGAGAAGTTTCTTATCGCAACGGTGTGGCGCTTCGGGCCGCCGGTGATGTACTTACTCCCGATGTGTTAGGCAATACATTGCACGCTCAGTTGTCAGCGGTGTGGGTGGGTAACGCAGGTGTGGCGTGGGATGGGGTCAGTATCGCAGCGGAGCTAGCGGGGCACAGACTTCTTGAAGTCACAAAAAACGAGCAGCAGCGTGACACCACCTTGGATGATTCAGCGTACGGGATTAGAGGCGTTACAACCTTCAAGTACTTTCAAGTTCTACCGAGCTTGGATGTCGAGGTTCCAATCGGTCTGGGCTATAACTTCAAAGGAAAGTCACCAATATCGGCAGCTTTTAACAACTACGGTGGTAATGAAGGCGGCGACATTACGGTCGGTGTTGTGGGGACCTATCAGCAGGCGTGGACGATCGGCGTGAACGCGACTCACTTCTTTGGAAGTGAATCGTCGAATTACTATTCAGGTCGTGATTTTTTGATGGCTTCCGTTAGTCGCTCCTTCTAA
- a CDS encoding SDR family NAD(P)-dependent oxidoreductase: MSTASRLFDVSGQICVVTGGASGIGLACAEALAENGAKVILMDINAQLLDQTVSSLTGQGFEVRGEIVDVSNHASVANAFQNTINHYGRLDVVFANAGIDAGPGFLGLQGERLKEGALENLDHLNWQRVMAINLNGVLHCLQESAKYMKPQGSGKIVVTTSIASLRSVAWVGTPYLAAKAAGSHLMRQAALELAKYNIQVNAIAPGPFATNIADGHAGLPEVRELLEAGNPQHRVAKTSEIKGVALLLASAASSFMTGSEIVVDGGAILGQAD; this comes from the coding sequence ATGAGCACTGCTTCACGTTTGTTTGATGTATCTGGTCAGATCTGCGTAGTCACTGGCGGTGCGAGTGGCATTGGGCTGGCCTGCGCGGAGGCACTCGCCGAAAATGGCGCAAAAGTGATTCTGATGGACATAAACGCTCAGCTTCTCGACCAGACCGTCTCTTCGCTAACAGGCCAAGGATTCGAAGTACGGGGAGAGATTGTGGATGTCAGCAACCATGCATCCGTCGCTAATGCATTTCAGAATACGATCAATCACTACGGCAGGCTTGACGTTGTGTTTGCGAACGCCGGGATCGATGCCGGACCAGGATTTCTCGGTCTCCAGGGGGAACGGCTAAAGGAGGGTGCACTCGAGAACCTCGACCACTTGAATTGGCAGCGCGTAATGGCGATCAATCTAAATGGTGTACTTCATTGTCTACAAGAGTCTGCCAAGTATATGAAACCGCAAGGTTCGGGAAAAATAGTGGTCACCACTTCAATCGCAAGCCTTCGAAGCGTCGCCTGGGTCGGGACACCCTACCTGGCTGCTAAAGCCGCAGGCTCACATCTGATGCGTCAAGCGGCGCTTGAGCTGGCCAAATACAACATCCAGGTGAATGCCATAGCCCCAGGGCCGTTTGCTACCAATATTGCTGACGGCCATGCTGGTCTTCCTGAAGTGCGTGAGCTTTTAGAAGCGGGGAATCCACAGCACAGAGTCGCCAAAACGTCCGAGATCAAAGGCGTAGCGCTGTTACTTGCCTCTGCAGCCTCATCATTCATGACAGGGAGCGAAATCGTCGTTGACGGCGGTGCAATTCTGGGGCAAGCAGACTAG
- a CDS encoding AraC family transcriptional regulator, with protein MDLLGEVLLSLKVESNSGGIYTLGNPWGLSVPAFPVASAYALFCLDVPMWLMASNQAPVRLEPGDSVLLLHGIAYRVASSPDSDCVDLMEYWHANELPKLVAGKSQAAPISGLELGEGEKVGCMMILAFLLQAAQSNPLLHALPSVIHLKASTSGIFPSIGSLVEFLVEEETASRPGYVATAAHISNLIISSFIRAYALSAPQDRSGWLKGIADRRIRQALAAMHARPGDPWTTDSLAVESSMSRHTFGRRFTRLVGQSPIDYLIDLRMQIAAEHLRAGRPVARVAEAVGYNSERAFREVFRKRFGVSPLRYSKVED; from the coding sequence ATGGACCTGCTAGGTGAAGTGCTTTTATCCTTGAAGGTGGAGAGCAACTCGGGCGGCATCTATACATTAGGAAACCCGTGGGGGCTCAGTGTCCCTGCCTTTCCGGTTGCCAGTGCTTACGCCTTGTTCTGCTTGGATGTACCGATGTGGCTCATGGCTTCAAACCAAGCTCCCGTGCGTCTGGAACCGGGTGATTCGGTGTTGTTGCTGCATGGGATTGCTTACCGGGTCGCGTCAAGTCCAGACAGTGACTGCGTCGATTTAATGGAGTATTGGCACGCCAACGAATTGCCGAAGCTGGTCGCCGGGAAGTCCCAGGCGGCGCCGATCAGTGGTCTAGAACTAGGGGAGGGTGAGAAGGTAGGGTGCATGATGATACTGGCATTCCTACTTCAAGCTGCGCAGAGCAATCCACTACTACATGCCCTCCCGAGTGTGATTCATCTAAAAGCCAGTACCAGCGGCATTTTTCCATCTATAGGGTCACTGGTGGAGTTTCTCGTTGAGGAAGAAACGGCTAGCCGCCCTGGATATGTGGCGACAGCGGCTCATATTTCGAACCTGATCATTTCCAGTTTCATCCGTGCATACGCATTATCCGCGCCGCAGGATCGCAGCGGCTGGTTGAAGGGGATTGCGGATCGCCGCATTCGCCAAGCATTGGCGGCCATGCACGCGCGTCCAGGCGACCCTTGGACCACTGATTCGTTGGCGGTTGAATCGAGTATGTCGCGGCACACTTTTGGGCGCCGTTTTACTCGTTTGGTCGGCCAATCTCCTATTGATTACCTTATTGACCTACGGATGCAGATTGCTGCGGAGCACCTGCGCGCTGGTAGACCAGTGGCACGTGTGGCTGAAGCCGTTGGTTACAATTCGGAGCGTGCATTCCGTGAGGTTTTTCGTAAGCGATTCGGGGTGTCTCCGCTGCGGTACAGCAAAGTAGAGGACTGA
- a CDS encoding aromatic ring-hydroxylating dioxygenase subunit alpha: MYLHECWYVAAWDHEINDGLVARTIIDEPIVLYRMANGAIAALQDRCCHRSAPLSIGRKEGDCVRCMYHGLKFDSSGKCTEIPGQDVIPAQACVRSFPVIERDSWVWVWLGDPKAADPALIPPAVGHDHPDWIFRSGSIEYQANYLLVNDNLLDFSHLYFLHPESFGMSEDWAHVRPTVSRLDRGVRVQRWLPAQPTPNHIKGVVESETVDIFTAYDYLAPGVMVMNSYAFPRGTLESFNGEQPQGIAPITHDVTCQAITPTNENNSRYFFSWAPNRHALAGCSEKLADDMIAIARMAFEEDRIMIEAQARVLQQTPNPKQIPIAFDTALSMMRWVLDKLKKEELSAAHKDQTLS; this comes from the coding sequence ATGTATTTACATGAATGCTGGTATGTTGCAGCCTGGGACCATGAGATCAATGATGGGCTGGTAGCGCGCACAATCATTGATGAACCTATCGTGCTTTACCGCATGGCCAACGGGGCCATAGCCGCATTGCAGGATCGCTGCTGCCACCGCTCGGCGCCCCTATCCATAGGCAGGAAGGAGGGAGATTGCGTTCGCTGCATGTACCATGGCCTCAAGTTCGACAGCTCCGGCAAATGCACCGAAATACCCGGGCAAGATGTTATCCCCGCGCAAGCATGCGTGCGCAGCTTCCCAGTCATTGAGCGCGACAGCTGGGTCTGGGTTTGGCTCGGAGATCCGAAGGCAGCCGACCCGGCGCTTATTCCGCCCGCAGTAGGTCATGACCATCCAGACTGGATTTTCCGCTCCGGGAGTATCGAGTATCAAGCTAACTACCTGTTGGTGAACGACAATCTCTTGGACTTCTCCCATCTGTATTTTCTCCACCCTGAGAGCTTTGGTATGAGCGAGGACTGGGCACACGTTCGGCCTACGGTATCCCGCCTCGACCGAGGGGTAAGGGTTCAACGATGGCTCCCCGCCCAACCAACACCCAATCACATTAAGGGGGTGGTCGAGTCTGAGACCGTCGATATTTTCACGGCCTATGATTACTTGGCACCTGGGGTAATGGTGATGAATTCGTATGCCTTTCCCCGGGGAACCCTTGAGAGCTTCAATGGAGAGCAACCGCAGGGTATCGCCCCCATCACGCATGACGTAACTTGCCAAGCAATTACCCCCACTAATGAGAATAATTCCCGTTACTTTTTTTCATGGGCGCCCAATCGTCATGCACTCGCTGGGTGTAGCGAGAAACTGGCCGATGACATGATTGCGATTGCACGCATGGCCTTTGAAGAGGACAGGATCATGATTGAGGCCCAGGCCAGAGTGCTCCAGCAAACGCCGAATCCAAAGCAGATCCCGATCGCATTCGACACCGCCTTGTCGATGATGCGCTGGGTGCTAGATAAATTGAAAAAAGAAGAATTATCAGCAGCGCATAAAGACCAAACGCTTTCATGA
- a CDS encoding site-specific integrase, which produces MDTSPDRYLQAARRASTERRYAQAIAHFETEWGGLLPASSESVVRYLTHYGDQLTSRTLRVNLAALARWHQQLGFTDPTKSYRVRDTLKGIQALHPQPVKQAEALALHELELCINQLAEEFADPLPVVRLRAARDQALILLGFWRAFRSDELSRLRIEHIQWRQAQGLELFLPSSKSDRSNRGRVVKVPALKRLCPVAAYEVWLEESGLTEGALFRSIDRWGHIGKQALNANSLSRLLRQVFLRSGVDPEGYSAHSLRRGFATWASENQWSSKALMDYVGWRDVQTAARYIESDAPFGKWRR; this is translated from the coding sequence GTGGACACTTCGCCCGATCGTTATCTCCAGGCCGCGCGTCGCGCCAGTACCGAGCGACGCTACGCTCAGGCCATCGCGCACTTCGAGACGGAGTGGGGTGGGTTGCTGCCCGCCTCCAGCGAAAGTGTCGTGCGCTACCTCACGCATTACGGCGACCAACTGACGAGCCGAACCCTGCGGGTGAACCTGGCCGCCTTGGCCCGCTGGCACCAGCAATTGGGCTTTACCGATCCCACCAAATCCTATCGGGTGCGCGATACGCTGAAGGGGATTCAGGCGCTGCATCCGCAGCCGGTGAAACAGGCCGAGGCCCTGGCGCTCCACGAGTTGGAGCTCTGCATCAATCAATTGGCTGAGGAGTTTGCGGATCCGCTGCCAGTGGTGAGGCTGCGTGCAGCCCGTGATCAGGCGCTCATCCTGCTCGGCTTTTGGCGGGCATTTCGCAGCGATGAATTGAGCCGGTTGCGCATCGAGCATATCCAGTGGCGGCAAGCGCAGGGCCTGGAGCTATTCTTGCCGAGCAGTAAGTCCGATCGCAGCAACCGCGGCCGTGTGGTCAAGGTGCCGGCCCTCAAGCGCTTATGCCCCGTCGCGGCCTATGAGGTGTGGTTGGAAGAGAGTGGGCTCACCGAGGGGGCGCTGTTTCGTTCCATCGACCGCTGGGGCCATATCGGGAAGCAGGCACTTAATGCAAACAGCCTCTCGCGGTTGTTGCGCCAGGTTTTTCTGCGCAGTGGCGTCGACCCTGAAGGGTATTCGGCCCACTCGCTGCGACGCGGCTTCGCCACTTGGGCGAGTGAAAATCAATGGAGCAGCAAAGCCTTGATGGACTATGTCGGATGGCGCGATGTGCAGACGGCTGCTCGGTATATCGAGAGCGACGCGCCGTTCGGGAAATGGCGCCGCTGA
- a CDS encoding DUF1329 domain-containing protein codes for MNNYKIKCLLSIAVLTALISAPARAAVTSAEAAKLGSELTPLGAERAGNAEGSIPEWTGGYKGVPAGHKPGSMIADPFPDEKPTLVITGKNVASYKERLSQSVVKMLEQNPEWRLDIYPTHRTASAPDAFYNYTEQNAVTAQLSGDGIGVKNAYGGIPFPLPKNGSEVLWNHFLSWKGVGVEMEGGMYMVDAKGRSSLTAALKMDGFYRYALPGGEKDFDGFFQWHRSLTTAPGRSAGEALVGIWPQDFTVQQPGSWQYMPGQRRVRKLPNVQFDTPNFLMSGLTQFDEAYGFFGSPEQYNWKLVGKKEMYIPYNTNKLFSATPDALMTPKVLNPDFIRWELHRVWEVEASLKTGFRNVVPKRTVYMDEDTWGIVLADLWDSQGKLYRGAINYPVVNYDLPGVVLRPFMSVDFQQQAYTLGELLSKYLPVTPKPRSFYSAEALVQDALR; via the coding sequence ATGAATAATTACAAAATCAAATGTTTACTGTCAATCGCGGTGCTGACGGCACTGATCAGTGCTCCTGCGCGGGCCGCAGTGACTTCTGCCGAGGCGGCGAAGTTAGGGAGCGAATTGACCCCCTTGGGAGCCGAGCGAGCAGGTAATGCCGAAGGCAGTATTCCTGAGTGGACGGGGGGGTACAAAGGCGTACCAGCGGGGCATAAACCCGGCAGCATGATTGCTGATCCGTTCCCGGACGAAAAGCCGACGCTGGTCATCACCGGCAAAAACGTCGCGTCTTACAAGGAGCGGTTGTCTCAAAGCGTTGTGAAAATGCTGGAGCAAAATCCTGAGTGGCGCTTGGATATCTATCCAACCCATCGTACCGCGTCGGCGCCAGATGCTTTTTATAACTACACAGAGCAGAATGCGGTCACGGCGCAGTTGAGTGGCGACGGTATTGGCGTCAAGAATGCCTATGGTGGTATTCCGTTTCCATTACCCAAAAACGGTTCGGAAGTTCTTTGGAACCATTTTCTCTCATGGAAAGGGGTCGGGGTGGAAATGGAGGGTGGCATGTACATGGTGGATGCCAAAGGACGGTCTTCATTGACGGCTGCGTTAAAGATGGATGGTTTCTATCGATATGCCTTGCCGGGCGGGGAAAAAGATTTCGATGGCTTCTTCCAATGGCATAGATCGCTGACGACTGCGCCTGGACGGAGCGCCGGCGAAGCGCTCGTAGGCATCTGGCCACAGGACTTTACGGTTCAGCAACCGGGGTCATGGCAATATATGCCCGGACAGCGTCGAGTTCGAAAGCTGCCTAATGTGCAGTTCGATACGCCGAATTTCCTCATGTCGGGGTTAACCCAGTTCGACGAGGCATATGGGTTCTTTGGCTCGCCCGAACAATATAATTGGAAGCTTGTAGGGAAGAAGGAGATGTATATACCCTATAATACCAACAAGCTTTTTTCTGCAACGCCTGATGCGCTCATGACACCTAAAGTTCTCAATCCCGATTTTATCCGTTGGGAACTGCATCGTGTCTGGGAGGTTGAGGCCTCACTCAAAACCGGCTTTCGAAATGTGGTGCCCAAGCGAACGGTCTACATGGACGAAGATACCTGGGGCATTGTGCTTGCAGACCTCTGGGATTCACAAGGCAAGCTCTATCGCGGGGCCATCAACTATCCTGTAGTGAATTACGACCTGCCCGGCGTAGTGTTGCGACCTTTCATGTCAGTAGATTTCCAGCAGCAGGCTTACACGCTCGGTGAGCTCCTAAGCAAATACTTGCCCGTCACTCCAAAGCCTCGTTCTTTCTATTCCGCGGAAGCGTTGGTCCAAGACGCCCTGCGTTGA
- a CDS encoding antitoxin Xre/MbcA/ParS toxin-binding domain-containing protein — MRRRHEILITGEQVFGNRELAETWFTKPAIGLGRRLPCMLLKTKNGYTELAEFLVRLDYGVY; from the coding sequence ATGAGACGACGCCATGAGATTTTGATAACCGGTGAGCAGGTGTTCGGAAATCGTGAGCTGGCTGAAACATGGTTCACCAAGCCGGCGATCGGACTTGGCCGGCGTCTGCCGTGCATGCTGTTGAAAACCAAGAACGGTTATACGGAGCTGGCGGAGTTCCTCGTCCGGCTCGATTACGGTGTTTATTGA
- a CDS encoding DNA-binding protein encodes MARAGINKALVQRARDALLARGLSPSIEAVRAELGHTGSKTTILRYLRELDVAEPHPPQVNLSEELQALLQSLAERLANEAQATVAADRARLERQQAAYQQQRAVEAARFEQLQVAHTAEIEAHRQLRLREVQLTDQLQLTEGERRRLEEACRQQLQLLEERATTIHSLETKHQQARESLEHFRQQHQVQRQEELQRHDQQLSQLQAEVRGLREQLAVRQEELTQLYRDLERSTSTEGYQQQQLRQLERELNAAQQHLAAEKLQMNQAHQQAEMMASEITLLREKSRSYLLAHRHDQRLLRAQAQQLARLQGVVEPGSSDSPIPQ; translated from the coding sequence ATGGCCCGCGCCGGAATCAATAAAGCCCTCGTGCAGCGAGCACGTGATGCCCTCCTCGCCCGTGGTCTGTCACCCAGTATCGAGGCCGTACGTGCGGAACTCGGCCATACGGGCTCGAAGACCACCATCCTTCGCTACCTGCGTGAGCTGGATGTAGCAGAACCCCATCCGCCACAGGTGAACCTGTCGGAAGAATTACAGGCGCTGCTGCAAAGTCTAGCTGAGCGTTTGGCCAACGAAGCGCAGGCCACGGTCGCCGCCGATCGCGCCCGCCTGGAGCGGCAACAAGCGGCCTACCAGCAGCAGCGCGCGGTGGAGGCTGCGCGCTTCGAGCAGTTGCAAGTGGCACACACCGCAGAAATAGAGGCCCATCGGCAGTTGCGTCTGCGTGAAGTGCAGCTGACGGATCAACTGCAACTGACCGAAGGTGAGCGACGGCGTCTTGAAGAAGCGTGCCGGCAGCAGCTCCAGCTGCTCGAGGAGCGAGCGACGACGATCCACTCGCTCGAGACCAAACACCAACAGGCGCGTGAATCGCTGGAGCACTTTCGCCAGCAGCATCAGGTGCAACGCCAGGAAGAACTGCAACGGCATGATCAGCAGTTGAGTCAGTTGCAAGCCGAGGTGCGGGGATTGCGTGAACAACTCGCTGTCCGCCAGGAAGAACTGACACAGCTGTACCGAGACCTGGAACGCTCGACCAGCACGGAGGGCTACCAGCAGCAACAGCTCCGTCAGCTCGAGCGGGAGTTGAATGCCGCGCAGCAGCACTTGGCGGCCGAGAAGCTGCAGATGAACCAGGCGCATCAGCAGGCAGAAATGATGGCGAGTGAGATCACCTTGCTCCGCGAGAAGTCCAGGTCTTACCTCCTCGCCCACCGTCATGACCAGCGCCTCCTGCGGGCGCAGGCGCAACAACTGGCACGCCTGCAGGGCGTGGTCGAGCCGGGGTCATCTGACAGTCCAATTCCTCAATGA
- a CDS encoding WD40/YVTN/BNR-like repeat-containing protein, whose amino-acid sequence MSSMSMRAISWLSVLCMIVTACQVNAGNGRPAVLDSPAREVMHPAATFLLDVTAAGARLVAVGESGRIILSDDQGKHWRQAEVPTSVLLTAVEFANEKVGWAVGHSGIVLRTDDGGENWHRQLDGVQAAQLVYDAVAKSRLLEPTHTKGMSIGQAKRLIDDGPDKPLLAIKVEDANRVTVVGAFGFAFRTVDGGEQWFPLESQLNNPMGLHYYGIAKASAGLVLVGEQGIVQYQKGSNEFVASAPADGTLFGVLSLDEHVLIAYGLRGKLVRSANGGQTWNSVQSGVEASIQAGTILSNGAVLLVAENGRMIASKDQGHTFTVLPALIQPTADIVSVSEKSIMSVGPHGAQTVPVP is encoded by the coding sequence ATGAGTTCAATGAGTATGCGTGCCATTAGCTGGCTGAGCGTGTTGTGCATGATCGTAACCGCATGTCAGGTAAATGCGGGAAACGGCCGGCCCGCTGTCCTCGACAGCCCAGCTCGTGAAGTGATGCATCCTGCCGCGACGTTTCTTCTTGATGTGACGGCAGCAGGGGCGCGCCTGGTGGCGGTAGGCGAGTCAGGACGTATCATTTTGTCAGATGACCAGGGGAAGCATTGGCGCCAAGCGGAGGTTCCCACCAGCGTGTTATTGACCGCCGTTGAATTCGCCAATGAGAAAGTTGGATGGGCAGTCGGTCATTCTGGAATCGTGCTTCGGACTGACGATGGAGGAGAAAATTGGCATCGGCAGTTGGACGGTGTCCAGGCAGCGCAGCTGGTTTATGACGCCGTAGCTAAATCGCGCCTGTTGGAGCCAACGCATACCAAAGGTATGAGTATTGGACAAGCAAAGCGGTTAATCGATGATGGTCCAGATAAGCCTCTACTTGCTATTAAAGTGGAAGATGCTAACCGAGTAACAGTCGTGGGCGCTTTTGGATTTGCGTTTCGCACTGTAGATGGGGGTGAGCAATGGTTCCCCTTGGAGAGCCAGCTCAACAACCCAATGGGCCTCCATTATTACGGCATAGCGAAAGCTTCCGCAGGCTTAGTGCTGGTCGGTGAGCAGGGCATCGTTCAGTACCAAAAAGGAAGCAATGAATTTGTAGCGAGTGCACCCGCTGATGGAACGCTTTTCGGGGTTTTATCACTTGACGAACACGTACTAATTGCGTACGGGTTACGTGGCAAGTTGGTGCGAAGTGCTAATGGTGGGCAGACTTGGAATAGTGTGCAAAGCGGCGTTGAAGCGTCAATTCAAGCAGGAACTATTCTGTCCAATGGCGCTGTTTTGCTAGTGGCTGAAAACGGCCGGATGATTGCGAGTAAAGATCAAGGACATACCTTCACGGTGTTACCGGCCCTCATTCAGCCTACAGCTGACATCGTTTCTGTTTCCGAAAAAAGCATTATGTCGGTTGGACCGCACGGCGCCCAAACCGTTCCTGTGCCCTGA